In one window of Geotrypetes seraphini chromosome 3, aGeoSer1.1, whole genome shotgun sequence DNA:
- the PFN4 gene encoding profilin-4 produces MNQLQNLLYDLLIKTKHVEHAALLNIKEKSVVASTKGFHMQPHQAEILLDAFKNTVGIRKDGIYFLGKFYKCIRADNYSIYAKKENQGFVAVKTVNCILVATYAEGMYPSVCVEAVEKFGDYIKEMESKRR; encoded by the exons ATGAACCAGTTACAAAATTTACTGTATGACCTCCTCATCAAAACCAAGCATGTGGAGCATGCAGCTCTGCTGAACATAAAAGAAAAATCTGTGGTTGCATCAACAAAAGGATTTCAT ATGCAGCCGCATCAAGCCGAAATTCTTCTAGACGCTTTCAAGAACACAGTAGGAATTAGAAAAGACGGCATTTATTTCCTGGGCAAGTTTTATAAATGTATTCGGGCAGATAATTATTCCATCTATGCTAAAAAG gaaaaccAAGGATTTGTAGCAGTAAAAACAGTGAACTGTATCCTGGTTGCCACTTATGCTGAAGGCATGTATCCAAGTGTGTGTGTGGAAGCTGTGGAGAAATTTG GTGACTATATCAAAGAAATGGAATCAAAGCGTCGCTAA